In Gimesia chilikensis, the genomic window TGACACAGGGGCACATTGAGGAGGGACGAAAAATCTTCTTTGGCAAGAAAGCGGCCTGCTCCGGCTGTCATGCTGTCGAGGATCAGGGGGGGAAAGTGGGCCCCGACCTGACGCGTATCGGTGCCATCCGTACCGGGACTGATCTGCTGGAAGCAATTGCGCTCCCCAGTGCCAGCTTTGCCCGCGGGTATCGTTCTTACCTGGTGGTCACAGATTCCGGTCGTATTTATACAGGCGTCATCAGCCGCGAATCGACGGACACCGTTTACCTGCGCACTGCTGACCTCTCGGAAGTGCGCATCGCCCGCGATGAAATCGAGGTCATGAAGGAATCGCCGACATCCATCATGCCTAAGGGCCTCGAACAGCGCCTGACCCCGCAGGAAATTCGGGATTTACTTGCTTACCTCCAGAACCGCAAGTAAAGTGGACCTCAGAAACGTTTTCTGAATTCCTTACCGTTAAAGGTGCGCTATGTTTAATGGTTCTCTCTGGCTGCGTCTGTTGTTCTGTCTGACGCTGGCATTTAATCTGATTCCAACTTCCGCAGCTCAGTCTGCAGAAAATTCGAAACGTCCCAATATTCTGTTTGCGATTGCCGACGACTGGGGCTGGCCACATGCCGGTGCTTATGGCGACCCTGTCGTTAAAACTTCCACCTTCGATCGGCTCGCCCGCGAAGGAGTGTTGTTTCAGAATGCTTACGTCTCGTCCCCGTCCTGCACGCCTTCCCGTGGTGCCATTCTAACCGGCAAATATCACTGGCAACTCGATGCGGGAGCGAACCTGCACTGTATTTTTCCGGATCGTCTCACGACGTATCCGGAGATTCTGAAGTCACACGGTTACACCGTAGGACACACGGGGAAAGCCTGGGGACCGGGGCGTACCGAAACCCGCTCCCGCGAACTGGCCGGAAAACGATTCAAAAACTTTCAGGACTTCCTCAATCAGCGGGACGGAGTTGAGCCCTTCTGTTTCTGGTTAGGCAGTAGTGATCCCCACCGCCCGTACGCCCCAGGATCGGGTGTAGAAAGTGGCATGGATTTGAGCAAAATCAAACTGCCCGCCTGTTTTCCTGACGCAGAGGAAGTCCGTAGCGACGTCGCCGACTATTACTTTGAAGTCCAACGGTTCGACCAGCTCGTGGGGGACGCGCTGAAACTGCTGGAAGAAAAAGGCGAACTGGACAATACCATCATTTTCATGACCGGCGACCACGGTATGCCTTTCCCTCGTGGCAAGAGCTGCCTGTATGATACCGGCACCCGCGTTCCCCTGGCGGCGCGCTGGCCCTCTCACATTCAGCCCAATCGGAGTGTGACGGACTTCGTCAGTCTGATTGACCTCGCCCCCACATTCTATGAAGCCGCTGGTGTCGAAATTCCACAGGACGTCACCGGCAAGAGTCTGATGCCTGTTCTGGATGCGCCCGGGTCGGGACGCATCGTAGCTGACCACGCTGAAATCTTCTTTGGTAAGGAGCGACACGTTCCCTCACAGGAAGAACCTGACATGGGAGGCTACCCCTGCCGTGCGATTCGGACGGACGATTTTCTTTATATCCACAATTACCGGCCTGATCGCTGGCCTGCGGGAACACCCAACTACACCAAAGCAGCCATTCCGGGCACCTGGTATGGGGATTGTGACAATGGCCCGACCAAGACCTATATGGTTACCCATAAAGATAAGGATGCGGAACATCGCCGACTGTATGAACTGGCCTTCGGCAAGTTGCCTGCAGAAGAATTATACGATCTGCGGAATGATCCCGATCAGCTACAGAACGTAGCCCAGGATCCCATGTATCAGATGATCAAAGCCAGGCTCGCGAAGGAACTGCATCAAAAGCTGGTTGCCACTCATGACCCCCGCGAACTGGGACAGGGAGACGAACTGGAAAAACATCCCTACCTGGGCGGTGGTCCGAAACACCCGAGCCTGGAAAAGAAACGCAAAAAACGAAAGCAGAATCCGGTGAAATAGAAGGCCTGCTGTTTTAATCCAAATGTCTCAACTTTGATTCAGCATTGTCTGAGTGAGCTCTGACAGTGCTCAGAATTCCAGTTTTGAATTTGAGTCTTTAACAAAGACAAATCGTTTTCAGATAACCGATCGGTGATTGGGATGGCGTTCCCCCCTGCTTTTTGAAATGCACTGCAGTTAACCTCGAGGTCATCCAGCAGCAAGGTGTCCGCGAATTCAAGCGTATGCGAGCTCAGCCAGCTGCCGTAAAACCGTTCTGGGTTCTCGCGTTTCAGCACACGTTGGCTGCAGGAACAAAGCACTTCATCAAATAATTGAGAAACTTGACGGAACGAGAGAGTTTCCGCTTCCACGGATTGAGTTGTTATCGGTCTCTGCGCGTTTGCGTCTAGAAGTGCCTCCCGAAAACAGTCCATATTGTCGGTCGCCAGGACGATTCCAATTCCCTGCTGCCGGATCTCACGCAAAATCTGAACCAGCCGTTGATTGACCTGCATCAACTGACAGTCCTCTACCAGCTTGCGACTCAGATAGTCAGGGGGAAATGAGTCATCCAGTTTGACATCTAATCTGTCTATAACCTGGTTCGCAGAAACATCTCCCCGCATCCAGTCATGGATCAGCGACTCGTCTTGAAACAGGACTTCGGCTGCCTCCGTCAGTTGGAAGTGCAGGGGATGGTCGCTGTTATGGAGGATAGAGAGCCAGAAGGGGTCGCGGGACAGCACGCCATGCCAGTCTACAAAGATCACTTTGTCCCAGACTGGTTTGCATCGTGGCGGCATGCTCGGTTTTCCTGGTTTGTGAGTCTAATCCAGTTTCTTGGGCTTCTGATTGGGGGGCTGATCGGTCTGAGCGGCCTGGTAGAGTTGCTCAATGAATTCGTCAGTCATTCCCGTTTCCTTGCGTCCCTCACGGTTGAAGGTATCCCCGACCGACAGAGCAGCTCGCACTGGCCAGTGCAGATGTTGTTCGTAGGTCTCCCAGTCAGAGAGGTGGTCGGGTTTTAACTGTCGCAGCCAGTGCAGGCCAAAGGCGACGTGCTGAATCTCATCGCGATAGACGACCTTCATTAACGCGGCACTTCGTTGGTCGCCTGCATCGAGAAAATACTGTTCGAATTCCAGGGTATGATCCAGATTACGACCTTCGAACGTGAGTGGCAGACCGGCGAGATAGTCCAGCAGACTTTCGTAACTCAGTGCTTTCTTCCAGATGTAGCAGTTCACGGGGAGGCTTCCGAACTCCAGCCCCAGCACGGAGGCACGTTCCTTATGCATGCGCGTGTGTCTTTGCTCATCTGCCATGATGTTACACATTCCCTGGCGAAACTCTGCCGGGGCATCAGGGAAGGCGCACAGAATATAGGCCATCACTTCCAGGGCCTGCAGTTCATGATTCGCCATGATGTGATGTGCCAGGGCCCGCTTGTCCTGTTCCATCAGAGCAGAGGGTTTCGGCATACCGGGGGCGGTTCGCGGGGGAGCGAACTTCAGGTTAGCCGGTCGCCCTGGTTCCTGAATACGCAAAGGATCTCCTGGATGTTCGTCAGTCAGTACTTCAGGGGCGGGAAGCAGTTTCTCTTCCAGAGTCTCACTCAAAAGAACCCGTTCGGCGAAGGCGCGTATTTCCATGTCGATGATCGTTAATCAGGTGAAGGTGTGCGGGCGCGAAAGAGGGCAACACAGCCAGTCACTTTCACTTCCACGTCAGTATAGCGACTTGCGAGTTGGGATTGTAACTCATCCAGACTGTCCGACGTATTTGCGAAGATCTTTTTCCGGTTATAAAAGTTCATCAGACGTCGGGCCGAAAAGCCTCGCGGGACTCCCTGACTCAAAATCGTAGCTCCGGAGATGATGGCGCCCGGGTTTAACCAGGGCCCCAGATGATCGAACAACTTTACTTTTGATGTCAGATCGCCGGGTAGACAATGCAGCAGATAATTCAGACTGACTGAATCGAAAGGGCGTGACTGCTGGGGCAGGGGAGCCAGTACATCGGCCTGATAGACTTCCGGCTGGTAGCGTGCGCTCCGACTGGCGGCGGCCGCCAGACTGTTGGGATTCAAATCCAGAAGTCCCAGACGGACTTCAGAACTCGGAAAGGTGCAATGCTCCAGATAATAACCGGTGCCCACGCCGACATCGAGGTGATTGGCCGTCAGGCTCTGGTTCATCCAGTGCAAAATCTGTTTGGTGCGACATTTCCAGATCAGGGAGTTGGAAATTCCCAGAACCCAGATATCGTAGATAGAAAGCATTTTTCTCGTGTAGACCGCCTGTCCGGGGGCGGTATCTGCAGAGTCCTGGTTCATAGAGGATGGCATTCGATGCAATGACAGAGTTCAGATCAGCCGGTGGCTCTGACAAGAAACCCGCCCGGCAGACGTTTCACGACCTTCCGCATTTCCAGAACCGTCAAGGTGGAGAGAATGCGGGACGAGTCGAGATTACTGGATTGCACGATTTCATTCAAATGCTGCGGCTCGAGTGTGACCAAATTCAGCACATCCCGTTCAAAATCGCTCAGAGAGAGTTCGCGCGGCGTATGCACTTCGCGGTTTTCTGAGACCTTCACCGGAGTTTTAGCGGGACTCAAGCCTTCCAGTACATCCTCCACGCTGCGGACAAGCATGGCGCCATCGCGAATCAGATCATGACAGCCGGCACTCGCCGGGTGATCTATTCGTCCCGGAACAGCGAATACGTCTCGCCCCTGTTCGTAAGCATGTCGGGCTGTATGCAGGGCGCCACTTTTACGGCCCGCTTCAATCAACAGCACGCCCATCGACAGTCCGCTGATAATCCGGTTACGCTGTGGAAACAGTCCGGCCACGGGAGCCTGGTCGAGAGGAAACTCGGTTACCAGGGCCCCTTGTGCGGAGACCTGCTCGGATAGTTCGCGATGCTCGGGAGGATAAATATGGGAGAGCCCGGTTGCCATAACGGCGATCGTTCGGCCTCCGGCTTTGAGAGCGCCCCGATGAGCGGCCTGATCAATGCCCCGTGCCAGTCCACTCACTACTGTCACACCAGCACGGGCCAGGGCGGCTGCCATTTTTTCGGCCTGCTGCAACCCGTAATGCGTACACTTTCGTGAACCGACAATCGCAACCGCCAGTTCGTCTTCGGGCAGGATCTCTCCTTGGCAGTAGAGCAGGGCAGGGGGATCGGGCATCTCCCTTAAGAGGGATGGGTAAGCATCTGACTCTTCAAACAGCAGCTGGTATCCTGCGGCGCGACAGCGCTGCAGTTCTTCTTCAGCCGTCGATTTGGAGGTACGATAGATGATGGCGTTGGCCAGCTTTTCGCCGATTCCCGGTACGTTCAGCAGATCCTGTCGAGGGGCATTTAAGATTTGACTGGGTGTTCCAAACTGATCCAGCAGGGAACGCCGAATGCGCGGTCCGACTCCCTGAATCAGATTAAGCTGGATCTGATCCAGCAGTAACTGGTCTGATTCAGAGGATTCGGCTGGCATATGCGGATCACACTCGATGAGAACAGGCAGACATTTATATTAACGTGCGTACATGTTCCCATAAAAGTCATGAAAAAACAACTAAGATCAATGCTCAATCTCAGGGAAGGGGAGTCTGACACTTGACAGCAACCGCCGTTTGCCTCTAAACACGAAGCACATCGTTTTGAATTTCCAGGAAGGCCAGGTACATGCTGGATAAGATATTTTTTATCATCGCCTGCATCATTATCCCCGTGTTATGGGGAGTGATCGTGAACTGGATTTTCAATCAATGGCAAGATCGCTCGAACAATAACTCTGATGACGACTACATTTTCCCCGACTACCAGATTTGAGGCGGTGCGAAAATGAGCGTGGGATTGTTTGATTTTCTGCTGATTTCGCTGGCCGGGGGCGCGATCGGCTTCCTGGCAGGCATGTTCGGTGTCGGGGGCGGTTTTCTGCTCGTCCCGATTCTGAATATCGTCCTGGGTGTCCCCATGGAACTGGCTGTCGGCTCCAGTGCCTGCCAGATTCTGGGACCGGCGACCACCTCTCTGCTTGCTCGGAAGATCAAAATCCGGGACCTTGCTTTTCCCCTGGTCATCACGGGAGGACTGTTCCTCGGCGTAATCGCCGGGACCAGCATTCTGGAAAAAGCAAAGAATTCCGCAAAGATCCAGTTGAACGGACAGCCGATTATTGTAGCGGATCTCGTGGTGCTGGTTGTCTATTTTCTGATGCTGCTGACACTGGCCATCATCTCCCTGAGAAGCGCACGTCGACCGGACTCAGAATTGAAGGACGCGATTTTCAAAAACCGCTTTCTCATCCCGCCGGTAGCTACTTTCCCCAACCTGTTCGAGGGGACGCTTTCCATTCCGGTGATCGCCTGGTTCGGATTGGCGCTCGGGCTGATTTCGGGCCTGCTGGGCATCAGTGGGGGAATCCTGCTGCTGCCCATGCTGATTTTTGGCCTGGGAATTCCCACACATCGCGCCATCACCTGCAGCCTGGTGATTGTCTGGATTGTGGCTTTTCAATCGACGATTGCCCACGCCCTGCACGGCAATGTCAGTATCGAAATTGTAATCGCTCTCCTGCTGGGGGGGACCATCGGCGCGCGACTGGGCTCGGACCTGAACTCCCGTCTCAAAGGCCTGCAGTTGAGACAGCAGTTTGGCTGGTTATTACTTTCGGTGGCTCTTATGATTGGAATACGGCTGATCTATATGCTGGTCAGCTGAAATCGATTCGAACCTGATCTCACAGCATCAGAGACCCTCGGACAGGAAAGGTACATTCCTGATCGCAGGCACTGATCTGTTTTTTACGAGGGAGATGTATTCATGGCAGCAAAATCAATTCTGTTTTTAGCCGGCGATTATGTCGAGGACTACGAAATCATGGTGCCTTTCCAGGCGCTGACGATGGTCGGTTACCAGGTCGACGTTGTCTGTCCGGATAAAAAAGCAGGGGACATCATCCGGACTTCGATCCACGACTTCGAAGGGGATCAGACGTATTCCGAAAAACGGGGACACAACTTCACCCTGAATGCGACTTTCTCAGAGGTCAATCCCGACGATTACACCGGTCTCTTGATTCCCGGCGGACGGGCTCCCGAATACATTCGTCTCAATGAGCGCGTACTTGAAATCACGCGCAGCTTCTTCGAAGCCGACAAACCGGTGGCCGCCGTCTGTCACGGGCTGCAACTGCTGGCAGCGGCGGGAGTACTCAAAGATCGCAGCTGTACTGCGTATCCTGCCTGCGGACCTGAAGTGAATCTGGCAGGTGGAACTTATGTGGAAACAGCCATTGATGGCGTGCACGTGGATGGAAACCTGGTTTCATCGCCTGCCTGGCCCGCTCATCCGCAGTGGCTGGCTGCTTTCCTGAAGGTACTGGGAACAAAAATCGAACTCTGATGTTCGTCAGCCGAACTGGCTATCATACAATTAATTCTGGAGACAAACTGATGTCCTGCTGCTCTCTTAACTGGTCGACAATTGGCGCGGCCCTGGGTGGACTGGCCGTCATTCTAGGCGCCTTCGCTGCGCATGGAATCGATGGTTACTTTGCAGAAAAATATGCGGGCCAGGTAAAAACGGTGACCGGCGTCGAAGTGCCCGCTGCCCAGAAATACCTGAACGACTTCAAAACCGGCGCACAGTACCAGATGTACCATTCACTGGCGCTGCTGGCCGTTGGTTTTGCAGGTGTGACTTCGCGAAAACAGAAGCTGCTCAACATTGCCGGCTGGTGTTTTCTGCTGGGAATCATTTTTTTCTCCGGCAGTCTTTACGTTTTAACCTTAAGCGGTCAAACTTTCTGGGGAGCGATCGCGCCCATCGGGGGCACACTGTTGATTGTAGGCTGGTTTTCACTTGCGGCAGGCGTCTGTTCCTGTGGCGGTGGCTCAACAATTGAAACAGACGGCCCTGAGACTCCTGCCTCGACCTGAAGCCGCCTCTGCGTGGCTCTGACTTATCATGATGACCGAACCTGGTCATCCCTACCTACATTCAGGATAGAACATTCATGCTGATTTTTGACGCCCACCTTGATATGGCCTGGAATGCCTGTGAATGGAACCGTGACCTGGAACTACCGGTCAGCGAAATTCGTAAATTTGAACGACAGTTCGAAAACATTATTCCCGGCGAAGCCACGGTTTCCTGGCATGCACTTCGCAAAGGGGGCGTGGGAATGACCATCTCCACGTTGCTGCCCCGCCTGCACCGCAAGGATGCGGCACTGACACATTATCAGTCCCGCGAAGCCGCCTATGGGGTCGCCATGGGACAGCTGGCCTATTATCGAGCCATGGTGGAGAAGGGGGTTCTGCGGGAAATTCCAGACAGTAATACACTGAAAAGTCACGTCGAGGAGTGGGAAGCCAACGAGGCAGCTGCCCGCGAAGAAGGCAGCACGATTCCCATCGGGTTCATTCTGAGTATGGAAGGGGCTCCGCCGATCCTCTCACCCGGTCAGATCGAACACTGGTTCGATGCCGGCCTGCGGATTCTGGGCCCCGCACATTATGGCCCTGGTCCGTACTGCTACGGAACGGGCAGTACCGGTGGTCTCAAAGAGGAAGGCCCCGCACTGTTGAAAGAGATGGATCGGGTCGGCATGTTGCTGGACGTAACCCACCTGGCTGATCAGTCCTTCTGGGAAGCTCTGGAGATTTTCCAGGGACCTGTGCTGGCCAGTCATCATAACTGCCGTGCGCTGGTGGATGCGGATCGTCAGCTGACCGATGACCAGATCAAAGCCCTGATCGAACGTGGAGCCGTCATTGGCTGTGCTTTCGATAACTGGATGATCAAACCAGGCTGGACAATCGGCGTTTCTGACCCCAAGACGACCTCCGTCGAAGATATCGCCAACCATACCGACCACATCTGTCAGCTGGCAGGTAATGCAAAGCATTGCGGGATGGGAACTGACCTCGACGGTGGTTTCGGCAAAGAACAGACGCCACACGATCTGGATACGATTGCGGACCTTGAGATGTACGCCAGTATCCTGGAAAAGCGGGGCTACAGCGAGGCGGACGTCAAAGGCATTATGTCGCAGAACTTTATCGATTTCTTCCTGAAAGCACTGCCAGCCGGCTAAATTCCGACATTAATCGAACAAAACAAGACGCCGTATCCCTCTATGTCATAGCAGGATACGGCGTTTTTCTTTTACCGCGTCAAAACTTTTGAAAAACGGTCAATAATCGATTTTCTCCAGCGAATCACTCTTTGTAACGTGGCCGATCGGTTTGGCCTACGGTTCCGAATCGAACATATCTTGGAGTGAGGGAGTCTGGACAATGTTATTTTTTGGCAAGAAAATCTTGATAGGTGCTGCAGTGCTGGCCACGCTGGGAACCTTCGTCTTTGGCCGTGATGTTGTGAGCTACATGAAGACGGCCGGCAATTCGGTACGGGAAGCTGTGAAATCGGAAGTTCCCGTCGATTTTGAAGTCGAACGTGCCCGTAAGATGGTAGAAGATCTGGTCCCGGATATCCGGCGTTGCATGCACGTGATCGCTGAGCAGCAGGTGGATGTAGAAACCCTGCAACAGGAAATGCATGACTCAGAGCTGGCGATGAAACAGCAGAAAGAGGCCATGTTCACGCTGCGGTCTGACCTGGAGTCGAACGACACAGAGTTCGTTTATGCGAGTCGGACTTATTCCAAGGATGACATTCGCAATGACCTGGCACAACGGTTTGATCGTTTTAAGGTTGCTTCCGATACCCTGAAACGCAACCAGCAGATTTTGAAAGCCCGCGAAAAAGCACTGGATGCCAATCGCGAAAAGCTGGAAAACATGCTGTCTGCCAAGATGGACCTGGAAGTACAGATCGAACAGCTGGAAGCACGTCTCAAATCAGTTCAGGCTGCGGAAACGGTCAGCAATCTTCAGATCGACAACTCACAGCTCACGCGAGCCAAAGGTCTGATCCGCGATCTGAATAAGCAGCTGGACGTCAAAGAGAAGCTGCTGGACGCCGAAGGCAAGTTCACCGGTCTGATTCCCGTCGACACTAAAGTGGAAGAAAAACGGGATGTCGTAAAGCAGATGGATGAATACTTCAAACTGAAGTCCGGCGACAAAGTCGTTGCACAATAATCGCTGTGTGATCGTAGCGAACCATAGGCGCGAGGGGGTGGCAGGCAGGATTTGTTGTAAAACAAGACTGCCTGCCCCCGTTGCCTGGTTTGAAAAACAGTAAATACCGCAGTAAAAACAGGATTCTTTCGCACAATTCGTTTTCTAATCCGTTAAAATGAGAGGGTAACCGGACCGCCGGTTCCTGACACATCCGCGCTTTCCCAGGGGAATTTCATTGGGCTTCTTTTCTCCCACATCCAGAGACGACCGGCAGTCTGCTGCCCCCACTGATGCGGGTACGAATTACCTGCTGTGGATTGACGGAGTCGGCACCTGGCTGGTTTATCTGCAGGAGACCCTGCGAATCGGGGGCCCGGGGAAACCAGGTTCCAGCAGCCCACTACGTTCTGAATGGGCTGATCTGGCCTTACTGTCGAACCTGTCGCGACACCATGCAACGATTACCCGTTCCGGAGAAAGTTACTATCTGGAAGCCCATGCGCCGGTACTGTGCCAGGAACACCCCGTCAACGACCGGGTCTTGCTGTCGGACCGGGCGACGCTTAAACTGAATCAGGACACCATCCTGTCATTTACCCAGCCAACCGCGCTCAGCACATCTGCCTGTCTGGAGTTCACCAGTTTCCATCAGCCCCAGCAACGGCTGGATGGAATCGTACTGATGGCCGACAACTGCCTGCTGGGCGCTACCGGAGAAAATCATATTGTCTGTAAGAACTGGCCGGGATCAGTCGTGATTTACCGCCAGGGAGACCAGGTCCTCTGTCGTTCGCGACAGGAGATCTATGTGAATGAGGAGCCTGCCTCACAGGGAGCCGTTTTAACCCCGGGTTGCCTGGTGAGTGGTCCTGAACTTCGCTTTCGCTGGGAGGTTATTGTTTAATCTGCTTCGGGGTTGTCTCGCGTAACAACACAGTTTGTACTATGGAAATCGGCATCATGTTCTCAATCATAAGTCTCATTCTATTTTTATTCTCACTGGCCTTTACGGTCCTTTATTTTGTGTTCTGGATCTGGATGCTGATTGACTGCCTGAAATACGAGCCCTCAGAGGGAAATGATAAAATTATCTGGGCCGTTGTGATTATTCTCCTGCAGGCACTGGGAGCCTTGCTGTACTACATTGTGCGTCGACCGGAACGAATTAAGCAGACGGGGCAGTAAAACTTACGAAAAACTATGAACCAGGATGACTTTGTGAACGTTATTCAAACAGAGTCATTAGAAACAGTACCGTACAACAACAACGTTGTTTAACGGATGGAAGCGGCCATGAAATTCACCTTCGCACCAGAATCAAAGCCTCTTGAAGGATTTACGATCAAACGCGCCATCGATCGGGGCGGATTTGGTGAGGTGTACTACGCCCTGACCGATTCCGGTAAAGAGGTTGCCTTAAAACTGCTGCAGCAGAACATGGACGTCGAACTGCGGGGAGTCACACAGTGCCTGAATCTCAAACATCCCAACCTGGTAACCATCTTTGATGTCAAAACGGACCGGGACGGCGATCACTGGGTGGTGATGGAATACGTCTCGGGCCAGGGACTGGACAAGGCCCTGCAACAGTATCCCGACGGCATGCCGATGGAACAGGTCCGGTATTGGCTCTCCGGAATTTCTGAAGGCCTGTCGTATCTGCACAGCCGCGGTCTCGTACACCGGGATTTGAAACCGTCTAACGTTTTTCGGGATGGCGAGATCATCAAAGTCGGTGACGTGGGTCTGTCCAAGTTTATTACCCACAGCCGCCGCAGCGCAAATACGCAGAGCGTGGGCACAGTGCACTACATGGCGCCTGAAGTCGCACGAGGGCGTTACGGGAAGGAAGTCGATGTCTACGCGGCAGGTGTCCTGGTTTACGAGATGGTAACCGGCGTCGTTCCCTTCGACGGGGAATCGACGGCAGAGATTCTGATGAAACATCTCTCTGAGAAGCCGGATCTCAGTCGTCTGCCTGCTCACCTGAGAGCCGTTGTGGGACGGGCTCTGGAAAAAGATCCACAGCAGCGAATCTCTGACATCAAACAATTCAAACGCGAATTCGAGCGAGCTCTGTTCCAACGCGACACTGTTACGGAAATTCCCAATGACTCTTTCGAATACGAAGCAGTCAATGAGCAGCCTTCCAGAGTCACGGATTCTAACATAGCGCAATCAGACAAACACTGGGCATACAGCCTGCTGTTACTGCCGGCCATTCTACTGATCGTGATGCTCGCTTTTGGACTGCTCATGGCCGTGGTGGGAGTTTTCGCCGGTGCGCCGCTCTTCGCGTCGGGAATTTTGATCTGTGCTTTTTGTGGCGGACTTCTGCTTACCGCGGGTTCAAGTCGAATGCTCTTCTCCGGACTGTTTAGCGCCATCGTGAAAGGGCCTCCCCCGATCAGCGATCTCTGGGATAAACAGCCCACACAGCAGAATCAGGCCGAAGCCCAGGCTTATCGCGAACAGGTTCTGCAGGAGACACAGATCATCCGCGAGCGGGAACAACAGAAGGCAGATGCAGAACGTCGGCGGGTCCGCGAACAGCACCGTCGTAAACCGCGTTTTTCCAGAAACCTGACGCCGCTGACGCCCCGTTCGGTGTCCCGGCGCGCTCGAACATATGATATCTGCAATTCCATCGTCAAAGCAGTCGTCTGCACTTTGGTCATCACAGCTGGAGTGGTCTGCTTCACCGATGGACGTATCGCTAACGGCTTCTGGAGTGGCACCGATCTGGCCCCCTTTGG contains:
- a CDS encoding serine/threonine protein kinase, whose translation is MKFTFAPESKPLEGFTIKRAIDRGGFGEVYYALTDSGKEVALKLLQQNMDVELRGVTQCLNLKHPNLVTIFDVKTDRDGDHWVVMEYVSGQGLDKALQQYPDGMPMEQVRYWLSGISEGLSYLHSRGLVHRDLKPSNVFRDGEIIKVGDVGLSKFITHSRRSANTQSVGTVHYMAPEVARGRYGKEVDVYAAGVLVYEMVTGVVPFDGESTAEILMKHLSEKPDLSRLPAHLRAVVGRALEKDPQQRISDIKQFKREFERALFQRDTVTEIPNDSFEYEAVNEQPSRVTDSNIAQSDKHWAYSLLLLPAILLIVMLAFGLLMAVVGVFAGAPLFASGILICAFCGGLLLTAGSSRMLFSGLFSAIVKGPPPISDLWDKQPTQQNQAEAQAYREQVLQETQIIREREQQKADAERRRVREQHRRKPRFSRNLTPLTPRSVSRRARTYDICNSIVKAVVCTLVITAGVVCFTDGRIANGFWSGTDLAPFGLLTFGTLIAAWGALLVAKLTEGKSFDQSTRRIIWLGAGVVVGSLIYLLQTELLLTDLPSSRGMYLGLKPLFNVIGPYSLVLPNGQPTLISYVVFFGLLFCFRRWWWHADAFRPRKFRVRSVLLTVFVAYVITAIWAFPVVMGLTWAAIISSVVQLSASWIHPDQRAIEMQEVQT